In the Leptotrichia trevisanii DSM 22070 genome, one interval contains:
- a CDS encoding PBSX family phage terminase large subunit — MRIKTKINRHFKDLIKDNENHIYFMLGGYGSGKSYVAAFKLIIKSATEKRKILVVRQVKENLRGSCFADLTSAIETLGLEQYFYITTSPLSIKCIATGSEFIFRGLDDVRKIKSIKDIDTIWIEECDEIDFKSFKELKSRLRSIKNRNIMILTTNPNEYGVWTYKYLVGLLNKFNMQENDIYEKRIIKLKDVTQLKNGSIFTENIYLHHSVYTDNKFLPDNFIADLETETDNYLRAIKTLGRFGSAGDTLFRNLHHMEQSRIEKLIEGKWNRFAGFDFGFSNSYNAIVRVVIDEELNDLYIYEEFYDNHLTDAEMLETEMIQKLINDGEVVCADSAEPKAIAYYNMNNVMINPVKKTSDISKAGVKKIQSFRNIFIDKNVCPNTYRELTEMKWYFNKDGLIAKNPKTQKPFNIDPHSFDAIKYALSDYTPYILNKHYYKEEVDNET, encoded by the coding sequence ATGAGAATAAAGACTAAAATAAATAGACATTTCAAAGATTTAATAAAAGATAATGAAAATCATATATATTTTATGCTTGGTGGATATGGAAGTGGAAAATCTTATGTTGCAGCCTTTAAATTGATAATAAAATCAGCAACAGAAAAAAGAAAAATCTTAGTAGTAAGACAAGTAAAAGAAAATTTGAGAGGGAGTTGTTTTGCTGATTTGACAAGTGCCATTGAAACGTTAGGATTGGAACAATATTTTTATATAACTACAAGTCCGCTTAGTATTAAATGTATTGCTACTGGAAGCGAGTTTATTTTTAGAGGATTAGACGATGTAAGAAAAATTAAATCAATTAAAGACATCGACACTATTTGGATTGAAGAATGCGATGAAATTGATTTTAAATCATTCAAAGAGTTGAAAAGTAGATTAAGAAGTATTAAAAATCGCAACATTATGATTTTAACCACAAATCCAAACGAATATGGTGTATGGACTTATAAATATTTGGTTGGACTATTAAATAAATTTAATATGCAAGAAAATGATATTTATGAGAAAAGGATAATAAAGTTAAAAGATGTAACACAATTAAAAAACGGAAGTATATTTACAGAAAATATATATTTACATCATTCAGTATACACAGATAATAAATTTTTACCTGACAACTTTATAGCAGACTTAGAAACTGAAACAGATAACTATTTAAGGGCGATAAAAACACTAGGAAGATTTGGAAGTGCAGGAGATACGTTATTTAGAAATTTACATCATATGGAACAATCAAGGATAGAAAAATTGATTGAAGGCAAGTGGAATAGATTTGCTGGATTCGATTTTGGTTTTAGCAACTCGTACAACGCAATAGTAAGAGTTGTGATAGACGAGGAATTGAATGATTTGTATATCTACGAGGAATTTTACGATAATCATTTAACCGATGCGGAAATGTTAGAAACTGAAATGATACAGAAATTGATAAATGACGGAGAAGTTGTTTGTGCAGATAGTGCAGAGCCGAAAGCAATCGCTTATTATAACATGAACAATGTAATGATTAACCCTGTCAAAAAGACGAGCGATATAAGCAAGGCGGGAGTTAAAAAGATACAATCGTTTAGAAATATATTTATTGATAAGAATGTATGTCCGAATACATACAGGGAACTAACGGAAATGAAGTGGTATTTTAATAAAGATGGATTAATAGCAAAGAACCCTAAAACTCAAAAGCCGTTCAATATTGACCCGCATTCATTTGACGCTATCAAATATGCACTAAGTGATTACACGCCATATATATTAAATAAACATTATTACAAAGAGGAGGTGGATAATGAGACTTAA
- a CDS encoding site-specific DNA-methyltransferase produces MKIEKININEIIEYSGNAKEHPEWQIEQIKNSIREFGFNDPIAIDEKGIIIEGHGRYLALKELGYTEVEVIRLNHLTEEQKTAYAIAHNKLTMNTEFDIEKLQYELNKLEVNGFDLDLLGFDEAELEEITEDEIEETEEDRTEIIEDDLEIVESKNIVIKTGDLIELGNHRLMCGDSTNLEDVKKLMNDKKAHLVFTDPPYGMKKEKDGVTNDNLNYHDLLNFNKKWIPLSFGNLKENGSWYCWGIDEPLMDIYSNILKPKIENDEITFRNLITWNKGNGQGQNSELTRMYATADEKCLFVMNGVQGFNTNSENYYEGWEPIRQYLAEEIEKCGGSKAWKKALDNQMGKHYFTKSQWVFPTEENYKKLQKYGKEYGTFQKEYEELKKEYEKIKSKFYASRAYFNNTHDNMNNVWTYENSSVKQAEFQEEKKEAGGHTTPKPQFICCRAIKSSSRENERVLDLFGGSGSTLIACEQLNRKAYLMEFEPKWVQTIIERYLRFTGEKEININGKTVNWEEYKNG; encoded by the coding sequence ATGAAAATCGAGAAAATAAATATTAACGAAATAATAGAATATTCAGGAAATGCAAAAGAACATCCTGAATGGCAAATTGAACAGATTAAAAACAGTATTCGAGAATTTGGATTCAATGATCCGATTGCAATTGATGAAAAAGGCATAATAATCGAAGGACACGGAAGATATTTGGCATTAAAAGAACTTGGATATACAGAAGTTGAAGTAATCAGATTAAATCATTTAACAGAGGAGCAGAAAACAGCTTATGCTATTGCTCACAATAAATTAACTATGAATACAGAGTTCGATATTGAAAAATTGCAATATGAATTGAATAAGTTGGAAGTGAATGGATTTGATTTGGATTTGTTAGGTTTCGACGAAGCGGAGTTAGAAGAAATAACGGAAGACGAAATCGAAGAGACGGAAGAAGACAGAACTGAAATTATTGAAGATGATTTAGAGATAGTTGAGTCTAAAAATATTGTAATAAAAACAGGAGATTTAATTGAGTTAGGAAACCACAGATTAATGTGTGGGGACAGCACTAATTTAGAAGATGTAAAAAAATTGATGAATGATAAAAAAGCACATCTAGTCTTCACTGATCCTCCGTACGGTATGAAGAAAGAGAAAGACGGAGTTACAAATGATAATTTAAATTATCATGATTTACTTAATTTTAATAAAAAATGGATTCCTTTATCATTTGGAAATCTAAAAGAAAATGGTAGTTGGTACTGTTGGGGAATAGATGAACCTTTAATGGATATTTACTCCAATATATTGAAGCCAAAAATAGAAAATGATGAAATAACATTCAGAAATTTGATAACCTGGAACAAAGGAAACGGACAGGGACAAAATTCAGAACTTACAAGGATGTATGCCACTGCTGATGAAAAATGCCTATTCGTTATGAATGGTGTACAGGGATTTAATACAAATTCAGAAAATTATTATGAAGGATGGGAACCGATCCGACAATATCTTGCAGAAGAAATAGAAAAATGTGGTGGAAGCAAGGCTTGGAAAAAAGCATTGGATAATCAAATGGGAAAACATTATTTTACAAAAAGCCAGTGGGTATTTCCGACCGAAGAAAATTATAAAAAGTTACAAAAATACGGAAAAGAATATGGAACTTTTCAAAAAGAATATGAAGAACTGAAAAAAGAATACGAGAAAATAAAAAGCAAATTTTATGCTTCAAGAGCTTATTTCAATAATACACACGATAACATGAATAATGTTTGGACGTATGAAAATAGCTCAGTTAAGCAAGCGGAATTTCAAGAAGAAAAAAAAGAGGCTGGAGGACATACGACCCCAAAACCTCAATTTATTTGTTGTAGGGCTATAAAAAGCAGTAGCCGAGAAAACGAAAGAGTATTAGATCTATTCGGAGGTAGTGGAAGCACATTGATAGCTTGTGAACAATTAAACAGAAAAGCGTATTTAATGGAATTCGAGCCAAAATGGGTGCAGACAATAATAGAAAGATATTTAAGATTTACAGGAGAAAAAGAAATAAATATAAATGGAAAAACTGTAAATTGGGAAGAATATAAAAATGGATAA